The following are encoded in a window of Magnolia sinica isolate HGM2019 chromosome 11, MsV1, whole genome shotgun sequence genomic DNA:
- the LOC131218638 gene encoding autophagy-related protein 101-like yields MNCEVCHLKELEVELFEIPEVLRCILHTIIFHRALGPIRPKDIDSELFEITYVQCGDAEIERKIDEKIDEFIGRAEKHPNRKSQICLSFYEVKQKLATWFTNKIERLCWEQWYINLNVVHSKTHSSKSHHTKVVVEPREITSEERAMSRAALERALRDVLFQIIKFVDEKKEHIPAIPKESITFPYEIRSSWDSSSGMDMFKRMLQTGHPSMLS; encoded by the exons ATGAATTGCGAAGTTTGCCATCTTAAAGAACTG GAGGTGGAACTCTTTGAGATTCCGGAAGTTCTGCGCT GTATATTGCACACGATTATATTTCACAGAGCTTTAGGTCCCATTCGGCCAAAGGACATTGATTCTGAACTTTTCGAAATTACTTAC GTACAATGTGGAGATGCTGAGATTGAAAGGAAAATAGATGAGAAAATCGACGAGTTCATTGGACGTGCAGAGAAGCACCCAAACAGGAAAAGCCAG ATATGTTTATCCTTCTATGAGGTAAAACAAAAGCTGGCAACATGGTTCACTAACAAGATTGAACGCTTATGTTGGGAGCAGTGGTATATTAATTTGAATGTGGTACACTCAAAAACACATTCTAGCAAGTCCCATCATACTAAAGTGGTTGTAGAACCCAGAG AAATAACATCGGAGGAGAGGGCTATGAGCCGTGCTGCCCTGGAACGAGCCCTCCGTGATGTTTTGTTTCAAATCATAAAATTTGTTGATGAAAAGAAAGAGCACATTCCTGCGATACCTAAGGAAAGCATCACGTTTCCATATGAAATCAGAAG TTCATGGGATTCTTCTTCTGGCATGGACATGTTCAAGAGGATGCTCCAGACGGGCCATCCGAGCATGCTCAGCTGA
- the LOC131218636 gene encoding protein DMR6-LIKE OXYGENASE 2-like — MGCEVDWAFIQAVEHRPKLTIIEAGGIPLIDLSPLNSVSPDGLQSLSGLIAEVGAACRDWGFFQVINHGVPLDLLDQIGSAAKEFFALSLEEKRRVRRDEVNPLGYYDTEHTKNARDWKEVFDFAVQDPTVIPASHEADDQELQELRNQWPTYPPALREASMEYARAVEKLAFKLLELISLSLDLPADRLNGFFKEQTSLIRLNHYPPCPAPHLALGVGRHKDAVALTVLAQDDVGGLDVKRKTDGEWVRVKPIPDSYIINVGDIIQVWSNDRYESAEHRVSVNSGRERFSIPFFFSPAHHVMVKPLEELVSEEIPAKYKEYNWGKFFKTRKLSNFKKLDVENIQISHFKISE, encoded by the exons atgggctgTGAGGTTGATTGGGCGTTCATCCAGGCCGTAGAACACAGGCCCAAGCTCACAATCATCGAGGCGGGCGGAATTCCGCTGATTGATCTCTCGCCGTTGAATTCTGTCAGTCCCGATGGTCTGCAGTCCCTTTCAGGCCTCATCGCAGAGGTGGGGGCCGCCTGTAGGGACTGGGGCTTCTTCCAAGTGATCAACCATGGCGTGCCGTTGGATCTTCTAGACCAGATCGGATCGGCGGCGAAGGAATTCTTCGCACTGTCGCTGGAGGAGAAGCGGAGAGTACGGCGTGACGAAGTGAATCCACTGGGCTACTATGATACTGAGCATACCAAGAACGCGAGAGATTGGAAGGAGGTTTTTGATTTTGCTGTCCAAGATCCAACGGTGATCCCAGCTTCCCATGAGGCTGATGATCAAGAACTGCAGGAATTGAGGAATCAGTGGCCCACCTATCCTCCTGCATTG CGAGAAGCATCCATGGAATACGCTCGAGCCGTGGAGAAGCTGGCATTCAAGTTACTTGAGCTCATTTCACTGAGCTTGGACTTGCCGGCCGATCGGTTGAACGGTTTCTTTAAAGAACAAACGAGCCTTATCCGTCTCAATCACTACCCTCCTTGCCCTGCCCCACACCTTGCCCTGGGTGTCGGTCGCCACAAGGATGCTGTAGCTTTAACTGTCCTTGCTCAAGATGATGTGGGTGGACTTGATGTGAAGCGAAAAACAGATGGTGAGTGGGTCAGGGTCAAGCCAATACCGGATTCTTACATCATCAACGTCGGCGACATCATTCAG GTTTGGAGCAATGACAGGTACGAAAGCGCAGAGCACCGGGTGTCGGTGAACTCGGGGAGAGAGAGATTCTCCATTCCTTTCTTCTTCAGCCCTGCACACCATGTGATGGTGAAGCCTCTGGAAGAGCTGGTCAGTGAGGAGATTCCCGCAAAGTATAAGGAATATAACTGGGGAAAGTTCTTCAAGACGAGGAAGCTGAGCAATTTCAAGAAGCTGGATGTTGAAAACATTCAGATTTCTCATTTCAAGATATCTGAATGA